The proteins below are encoded in one region of Segatella copri:
- the aat gene encoding leucyl/phenylalanyl-tRNA--protein transferase, with the protein MILQIDDTADEIYFPDPHYGDEDGCFAIGGDLSIDRLLLAYSNGIFPWYSFRDQPEILWFCPMKRFVIFPDEIHISHSMRTLMRKGRYSIGINEDFDGVIRGCSKTNGRYWEDGAWLGENIIQAFTALHKQGFAASVEVWDNETDELVGGLYGVTIGKVFIGESMFSRVPSASKIALIFLARYLQEHGGKMIDCQLETPHLKSMGGRYISYEEYMKIMNEE; encoded by the coding sequence ATGATATTACAGATAGATGATACTGCGGACGAGATTTACTTTCCCGATCCGCATTATGGCGATGAGGATGGATGCTTTGCGATTGGTGGCGATTTGAGTATTGACCGCCTGTTGCTGGCTTATAGCAATGGCATCTTTCCCTGGTATAGTTTCCGTGACCAGCCTGAAATACTCTGGTTCTGTCCGATGAAACGTTTCGTCATCTTCCCTGATGAAATCCACATCAGTCATTCCATGCGTACTCTGATGAGAAAGGGCAGATACAGCATAGGAATCAACGAAGATTTCGATGGCGTGATACGGGGATGCAGCAAGACCAACGGACGGTATTGGGAAGATGGCGCATGGTTGGGCGAGAACATCATCCAAGCATTTACTGCCCTCCATAAGCAGGGCTTTGCGGCGAGCGTAGAGGTATGGGATAATGAAACCGATGAACTGGTGGGTGGACTTTATGGTGTCACCATCGGCAAGGTTTTTATAGGAGAAAGCATGTTCTCCAGGGTTCCGTCAGCTTCTAAGATTGCCCTCATCTTCCTTGCCAGATACTTGCAGGAGCACGGTGGCAAGATGATAGATTGTCAGTTGGAGACTCCTCATCTCAAATCGATGGGTGGCAGATATATTTCTTACGAGGAATATATGAAGATTATGAACGAAGAATAA